In a single window of the Amycolatopsis sp. cg5 genome:
- a CDS encoding DUF3800 domain-containing protein, with product MRVVACDESGSEGEKLIGGETDVFAHAGVLLDAGAAEECLRELRRRIRSPAVEYKANHLLRSKHRAVLVWFLGPSGPIHGRARVHLTDKRLFVANTLAGVLGRDAVALHRAGRRALGSATWTDLLASFNDLVRVKNRQGTAASFFARVEALRGAHEIVDELVLARPRLEAFRGRGLGGAMPFNPLVPALIRAVEYWGAEYWGGEAVSIVHDDQTALTESVVELIKARTGLREMRFVDSRDDARVQVADFLAGTARKIASEELNGREDEELTALLRPYVDERSLLSGYSGV from the coding sequence GTGCGGGTGGTGGCGTGTGACGAGTCCGGCTCCGAGGGTGAGAAGCTCATCGGCGGCGAGACCGATGTGTTCGCGCATGCCGGGGTGCTGCTCGACGCAGGCGCCGCCGAGGAATGCCTGCGGGAGCTGCGGAGGCGGATTCGGTCGCCCGCGGTCGAGTACAAGGCCAATCATCTGCTGCGAAGCAAGCATCGGGCGGTGCTGGTGTGGTTTCTCGGCCCGTCGGGGCCGATCCACGGGCGCGCTCGCGTGCATCTGACCGACAAGAGACTGTTCGTCGCGAACACGCTCGCGGGCGTGCTCGGGCGGGATGCCGTCGCCTTGCATCGAGCGGGGCGCCGTGCGCTGGGAAGCGCGACCTGGACGGACCTGCTCGCGTCGTTCAATGATCTTGTGCGCGTCAAGAACCGGCAGGGCACGGCGGCGTCGTTCTTCGCGCGGGTGGAGGCGCTGCGCGGGGCGCACGAGATCGTCGACGAGCTGGTGCTGGCGCGGCCGCGGCTGGAAGCGTTCCGGGGGCGGGGGCTCGGTGGGGCGATGCCGTTCAATCCGCTCGTTCCCGCGCTCATCCGGGCCGTCGAATACTGGGGCGCCGAGTACTGGGGCGGCGAGGCGGTGTCGATCGTCCATGATGACCAGACCGCGCTGACGGAAAGTGTCGTGGAGCTGATCAAAGCGCGGACCGGGCTGCGCGAGATGCGGTTCGTCGACTCGCGGGACGACGCGCGGGTGCAGGTCGCCGACTTTCTTGCCGGGACGGCGAGGAAGATCGCGTCCGAGGAGCTCAACGGCCGGGAGGACGAGGAGCTCACCGCGCTGCTGCGGCCCTATGTGGACGAACGGTCGCTTCTCAGCGGGTATAGCGGTGTTTGA
- a CDS encoding DUF222 domain-containing protein, with protein MENDALLMAYVAREREKRRLDAEQGQILAEVESRGVRDVSGYATVAQMLVDWVQIKPSEAKARVERARALNPRHDGGAQIPALAPYAAAAALSGDLGPAQLDPIITALAGLPASVSAEDRETGEHILVDLARTAGPREITKAAANLRDRLDPDGREPKDPDPVAPRRELEFVTHRDGTHGLKVKTDADTIARLKALLDPLAKPRPATEEEGRDTRSQWQRWGDAFTEFVQMGMLNPEIPTQAGDSVHVVVTISLDELRSGIGQGRLDLVGDISAAETRRMACDCKVIPVTLGSDGQPLDVGREQRLATPSQRRALAIRDRGCAFPGCDAPPQQCTAHHIVFWAHHGETKIDNLVLLCSRHHRLIHHSQWEVRIATDNHPEFIPPAFIDPTRAPRRNTMHART; from the coding sequence GTGGAGAACGACGCGCTGCTGATGGCGTACGTAGCGCGCGAACGGGAGAAACGCCGTCTAGACGCCGAGCAAGGCCAGATCCTGGCCGAGGTCGAATCCCGTGGCGTGCGGGACGTGTCCGGCTACGCCACCGTGGCGCAGATGCTCGTGGACTGGGTCCAGATCAAACCGTCCGAGGCGAAAGCCCGCGTCGAACGCGCCCGCGCCCTCAACCCCCGCCACGACGGTGGCGCGCAGATCCCCGCGTTGGCGCCCTATGCCGCCGCGGCGGCGTTGAGCGGTGATCTCGGTCCAGCGCAGCTGGATCCGATCATCACCGCCCTCGCCGGACTACCCGCCTCGGTCTCGGCAGAGGACCGCGAGACCGGCGAGCACATTCTCGTTGATCTGGCTCGCACGGCAGGGCCACGGGAGATCACTAAAGCCGCGGCGAATCTGCGCGATCGGCTCGACCCCGACGGGCGCGAGCCGAAGGATCCCGATCCGGTGGCTCCTCGGCGGGAACTGGAGTTCGTGACCCACCGCGACGGCACCCACGGCCTGAAAGTGAAGACCGACGCTGACACCATCGCCCGATTGAAGGCCTTACTCGACCCGCTCGCGAAACCCCGCCCGGCCACCGAGGAGGAAGGCCGGGATACCCGGTCGCAGTGGCAACGGTGGGGTGACGCGTTCACCGAGTTCGTGCAGATGGGCATGCTCAACCCGGAAATCCCCACCCAAGCCGGGGACAGCGTGCACGTCGTGGTCACCATCAGCCTCGACGAACTGCGATCCGGCATCGGGCAAGGCCGACTGGACCTGGTCGGGGACATCAGCGCCGCCGAGACCCGCCGCATGGCATGCGACTGCAAAGTCATCCCCGTCACCCTCGGCTCCGACGGCCAACCCCTGGACGTCGGACGCGAACAACGCCTCGCCACCCCGAGTCAACGGCGAGCACTGGCCATCCGCGACCGGGGCTGCGCGTTCCCTGGGTGTGATGCGCCGCCGCAGCAATGCACGGCCCATCACATTGTTTTCTGGGCCCACCACGGCGAAACGAAAATCGACAACCTCGTCCTACTCTGCAGCCGACACCACCGCCTCATCCACCACAGCCAATGGGAAGTCCGCATCGCCACCGACAACCACCCGGAGTTCATTCCACCAGCGTTCATCGACCCCACCCGAGCACCCCGCCGCAACACCATGCACGCCCGCACCTGA